The Parambassis ranga chromosome 13, fParRan2.1, whole genome shotgun sequence genome contains the following window.
GCCAGGCTGGAGGGGTCCTTTAAATCTTAAGGTCTTCCCTCTATAGCCTGACCTCATAGATGTGAGTAAGCAGTGGGAGTTCACACACAGTGATCTTTGATGCCATGCACACCTGACAAGTTCACAAACCAGACAGTTATGGCAAAGGTGAGAATGCTCTTCACAGATAATAAAAATCTATACAAGAAAACTGCATGAGAGATTTGCTGGacgccccacacacacacactctccagtGAGCTTTATTGATCAGTAATGCCTCCTACAGCAActatttttaagttttaaatcaacacactgacatgaCGAAGACACGTGTTTGTGTAGGGGACATAGATGTGCCTCTGTGTTATTGTTGGCAATTTTGTTGTCCAGCTGAGATGGAACATTAAATTTTGACATTTCATCATGCATCATAGAAATGATGGTATTTTTCCAGCTCTTCATCAGTCCACTAATCACTGAGACATGTGGCCGTGACGTCACTGCAGATCCAACTCTCATTCAGTGTTGTTCTTGGATGTTCAGTATTTAAATTTGTCACACAGTCTCACATGAGCTGCACAGAGCTCAGCAGACAGGTTTGTAAAATGCTGTAGTAGCTTGGGTGCTGATAGAACTTATGATATAGACATTTAATGatactttgtgttgtgtgtttgtttggacaCTTAAATGGCAGGTAACGACTCAGTGCTCGGTGGTTTTGTGCTGCGTCCCATAAATGAGCGGGTCATTATCGTGCAGATCCTGGTGATGATTTTTCTTTGCATCAACTTGCTGCTGATTGTGACCTTTTTTAAAAAGGAGTGTTTCTACCTGTCTGCACGCTACATCTTGTTTGCTGTCAccttgctgtcagacagcctgTTGCTGATCATATCTGATATTCTGCTCATCCTGAACTTTTTTGACCTTACTGTGGACgtctggttgtgtgtcattATTTCTATTGTTTTGATTGTGTACTCTATAGTCACACCTGTCACTCTGACAGCCATGACCCTAGAGCGCTATGTGGCCATTTGCATGCCGCTGCGTCATGGACAGCTGTGCTCCACACACAGCACTCTGCACGGCATTCTCATCATCCATGGCCTCAGCTCTGTGCCCTGCATCGTTGTCCTCTCCATGTTTTTTGCTTCGGCCTCTCTGAGCTTCTACAAGCAGTACAGGATATGCTCTGTGGAAATGTTCAGTTTTTACAGGTGGCAGGATCACATCCGGTCAGCTGTGAATCAGTTGTACTTCCTGATTATGTGCATCATTATTGTTTTCTCCTAcgttaaaataatgaaagcgGCCAAAGCTGCGTCAGCAGAGAATAAGAAGTCGACATGGAAAGGACTCAGGACTGTGGTTCTTCATGgtttccagctgctgctctgtctcatCCAGCTGTGGTGCCCTTTGATAGAATCTGCTGTCCTTCAGAttgatttcagattgtttataaaTGTCAGATACTTTAACTACATAATGTTCAACCTTGCTCCAAGGTGTCTGAGTCCTCTCATTTACGGCCTCAGGGATGAATCCTTTAGTAATGCACTGAAGAACTATGTCTTTTTCTGCCTGTTGAAAAGAGACCGTTTATACTAGTAACAGAAATGCACCCTGGGTTTATGCTGAATGTTTATTTAATTGGAAATAAGTATGAAACTTATATCTCATATTTATTATAGTGAGCATGTAAAATGGTATCTTTTTTATATCTCTTATTGACTGGTTAGGTTTGGTCTGGACTgctgttctttgtgtttgttttgtactGCAGACCTTGCTTTATAATAAAGTACTCAGAGCCCCCTTTGCAGTTGTTCCTGTATCTGGGGCCACATTTAATATCACATTTTATACCAGATGGCCTTCTGGCACTGATTGCTTCTAATTCCTTCATACACACACCATTCATCTGTTGATACAGTCTGTAATGTGTCATATTTTAGTGTGTTTGAGGATCTTTTGGTGACTCCATCCTCTCCTTCAGGCTCCATCTAAAGCCTGGAGCAGGGCGATGGGTGCTCAGCGTGTCATGACTTGACCTGTTGTTGATTTTTGTGTAGTCCCGCCTCTGTAGTTGAAGAGTTAAGCTGCTTAAAATTAAACTTATTTGCTTCCACGTCTTAAAGGTTGGTCCGGATGTGTCAAGGCCAAACCTAGAGagccacacaggtcaaacaaacCCCCCCAACTATTAACCTTCTAACATAGCAGCTGATGTTTTGCAGCCACTTTGCTTCTACAGGATAACAAACATGGACCCACAAtacatatattaaaacaaatattaatagatttatttaatgtttgaCATTAACAGTGAAAATGCACACAACAgatttatgtatatatacatatataaaagaAACACTGATATCAATACATCCAAACAATATCTGCATCTGCATCTAGTCCTCTCGCAGATAAGCTTCATGGATCTCATGCTCATCTCCATCCTCAAGGAAAGCTGCGTACTCTGCCATCCTCTGGATCTCATCTACTTTTGTCTCCGCCAGTTTCTTCTCTGCGTCCAGTGACATTTTCCGTGCCTCCTCCACCTGCGACTGGGCCACCTGGAGGTTTGTCCTCAGTGAGATGGACGCCTGCTGAGCTCCTGAAgacccacaaacacaaaggGGTTTACAAAATGTAACACAGACACTAGATAAATAAGATTTAATGAGTTCAATTGCGGTCAAACTCTGCTCACCTGAGGAGATTGCCGCTTCAGCTGCCATGTAACACAGGTTGACAGCATTGATCCAGGTCGACTCATAGCGTTTGCATTCTTTTAGTCTCTCACTGGCCTGtcaggacaaacacatgaaaacagaCTTCATTATAATAAATGTGTCTGATGTTGTTTCTAATAGAATAGCACAGTGcattaaaggttttttttttacctctgctCGCCAGCTTTTGATTGCTTGCTGGAGTGACTCCTCCTCGCCTGGGGTCAGTTTTCCCAGAGAAACTAAATATTGTCGTTGGAAAGCAATGCGTGAGTGCACAGCCTGTCAGCAAACAGAGTTAGAGCAGACAGTCAGGGACACCATCGGGCACAGGTTGAATCTCTTTTTTTCACTGTTATTACAGCTCTAAACCAAGAATTTGAAAATGTGCATATAATGTTTTAAAAACCCACCTTTGAGTAGTCTGTAAAGGCATCTATGAGGGCCAAAGTGCTCTGGGAGAGGAAAGTACAGGAACTGTCTGTAACCACAGAGGCAGCTCGTCTGATCAGCGAGTCATGTGACAGGTTTTCCACTTgctacaaacagaaaaacaaatcagtTGTTATGTTTAAATCAGATGTTTTCTGAATACCAGTACAGCTGCATGTTGGAAACACACCTACCTGTGTCAAAGAGACAGCATAAAGTCCATGGGCCACACTCAAAGACGCCATGCTCATGTGTGTAGGGTTGGTCTCCAAAGTCTGGCTTGCAGGCCTTGTGCTCTCTGAGCTGATGAAGAAAAAAGTCAAAAGCTGTCAGGTTTTCATGAACAGAGTCTAGTTGTTCATTGTGCTGTAGCCTGTTTATCATGTCCTACCTGAGGAGGCGGATGCAGGTCGCTTCTCTTCTGAACACACTCTTGTTGGTCTGCAGCAGTGAGAGGTCCGTCTGATTCCTCAGAAGTCCTGCAGCAGCACGGCTGGCGCACACTGAACACTGACGAACAGCCTGCATTCTGCAGATGAATTAGACCTGCGGAAGTGCTGAAAGTTCTGAAAATATCAGCCCTCTGAAAGTCTGAGAGATGCTCTTGTTTGTTGCAGAAAGCTGTGAGTGAATGCCTGCTGTCAGCTCCTCTGGGTATTTGTATGGCCTCCGTTCCATTCGGTTACGTAAAGATTATTGATCTGTTGACTATCTCTGCAAATGTGCGTACTTGGCTTTATCTGCAAAACCCAGCAGATACGTGATCTGTTTGTCCAACACttctgtccctccctctctctctctctctctctcatgctattgtatttgtgtgtctgtgtgtgtttttacacgtATGAGGAAGATTTTTATGACAAAAATAGTTCAATAAAACTGATTTTACAGGAAGTAGTACTTTAGGTCACAGATACAGTTTGCAGGATCACCTGGACCTCCGTCTCTCTGGCCTCTTCCGCCAGCTCATCTTggagatataatccctccagcaTGTCCCGGGCCTCCTCCCAGATGGACTTGCCTGGAACATTGCACCAGGGAGAGTCCCTTCTAGGACTGAGGCCTTGTCGCAGCAGAAGGGCTCTAGTGATTCTCAGAGCTATGTTGTCTGGGCTCTTAGcccaaaaaaatgtttacagcctggtgcaaAAACAGCCTTACTCTCAGTATAGATAAGTTCCCTGTACTTGGTTTGGCTTTTATTAAGGTTTAATGTTATGTAAAAGAAAATATGTGAGTAACAAAGAATTTGTCTagttctgctgcatcagttttGCCCATTGTGTGTttcatttaataataaataattaattaggTTGCTTCACACACATAAGAGTCACTGATTCCCCTCAAGAGTTTTTGGCCTTTTGAAGAAAGAGTTTCTCAAAATCTGTTCTATCAGTGTTACATTTgagacatttctttctttcagacACACTTTTTAAACATCTTCTTTGTTCTTTCTATATATAACATGAGTTTAttgtgacatttattgtttttgacAGCCTGATTAGTTATTTGCTGAAGCTGTATCTGCTGGAGTTCAGTAGATGAACGTTTGTTTTGGACAGACTTTGGTCCAATCCCCTGCAGTCCTGATCACTGACGCAAACCATGCGCAAAGAGCCGACGGGCCCCACCGAGCTGTTCTCTGCAGAGTCGACTTGTTTGCCAAACAAATGAAAACTTCAGGTTGCACAATTGGACTCGGGAGCTTTGTTGTTAATGATCAACCATTCGGTTAATTACTAAGCAGGGGAGACCTGCTGTGGGACTGTTCTCTGGAGACACCACAGGACTGCACACTCAGCGCTGGATGAATTTCATCATCTTCTGATGTTTTACAGCGCTTTGACACTGGGACATTGTCAACATTGATAATGCAATCTGTCAAAACAAGCACCTGAGTCGTGTTTTTCTGCACCACATATCCCTGTAGGTGTGCCTGAAGACTCAGGTTATTCCTTTGGAGAAGGGAACAAACAAGTAGTAAAATGATAACAAAAGGCCTTAATAAAAGTACAAATCAGCAGTTCAAAGTCAGACTCAGTGTCCCCTGATGCAAACCATTATTTTgtcatgacaataacatgtgatgTCTGCATGTCTGCACGCCCCCCCCTTTAAGTTACTGTACTGTAATTTTTAGGCTAAAAGGTGTATTGTTTTGAATAGCCTAACTTACAGGaaaatattttatgtatatgtatattttctgtgcaccagccactttaccctgtgcattctcttgcaccttagtcatgtcataccagtctcatataagctgctataagttaaaccatttcctggactgtttacattatgtcaactgcactgtcttgcactattacatcttttgcactctcactgcattgtgccttcattttgtgccttgtattttgtgtgtgcctcattgtaggtacattttttacactttatatttatcttaagtttctagttatatgttatatgttgcggagtgaaaaGTAAcacaatttcgattctctgtatgtccagcacatatagcagatttgacaataaagctgactttggacttttttgacttttttgactttgactttattTGTTACTTGTTTGTGGACACAAGAGCAAAATACTGGTTACTGGGAATGATTCAGTGgcatttttaaataatgagATTATTTATACAATTttaagtttgtttatttttttatttgtttaacaaAAGGCCCCACAAATGTATTAGATTTATATCTAgataatagatagatagatagatagatagatatagttTATCAAACCCTTTTTTATactaataaattaataaaattaGTCGtagcctctcctccctctcctggcGTGTTGTGCCAGTTTTACCTCTGTAGACCAGAACTCTGTTACAGCTTTTACAATACGGTAAGCAAAATCCAGCCCTCTGCCTTATAACATGTCAGTAGCCTTGACTTTGTATTGACTGTCTTAAACCTCATTTTGAACCACAGCTATTGACTCCTCACCACTCTCCATGCTCTGCTCTGCCCTCTGAAACGCTCTTTGAAATCAGATGAAGTATCACATTGACTTTGCTTGTTGTTTGTGAATGAGCAAAGTCAACATAGAGAAAGAGTGTTTCTTACCCATATCATATAGAAATGTCTGGAGTTAAAACTTGGCTTAGACCTgcataaaagtaaaaaatacagGACAGGACTGGGCTCAGTGTGAGCCGGTCAGTGGTTGGTTGGTGATTAAATCTGCCACCGTACAGGTCACTTAGCACAAGATCAGCCAGACGTCATTCTGATGAGAGTAAAACTATTGTCACAGCACACGTCTGCACCAATTATCTACAACCATACCAAACATAAAACTAAAGTGCAAAGACAAACTGCACAGCACAGGACACAGCTGGAACAAGTGACCCAGCTCCCTTCAAAGTGTCCACTCAGCAGAATCAGCATTTGGGCCAACAATCAATACTAGCTCTCCCCTGCCAGCTGGATGAGATTCAAGTGCATCAGCAGGGCGAACACACAGAAgaactttgttgttgttcagtcaGTTCTGTGGACTCTTTCAGTGTCATGTAAGTCAACAGTCTGCTGCACAGTGTCCATGCACAGTGTCCATGCACAGTGTCATGTGTTCCACCAAACTGGGTTACTTCTAATCAtaagggaggaaggaggaacaGCTTTTCTTAAGTTAAGACATGGACAACATCATTGTGCAGTCTTCCAATAAATTAGAGGGTATGACAGTGTGTTTCCATGCAACAACCTCTGAATGACCAAGGTGTCAGGTTGTCTGTATCCTGACACTCCTTGGGCCTGATAAAAAGGAAATTCAGGACGAATACATGTCTTTTTTGGattaaacaaagaaatgaaGGAAAAATCCAAACAGAGTTTGTGGCATCTATAAGGATGTTGAGTCAGAAAAAGGGCTGCAGTGATGTCTGAGACAGCTACAGAAATCAAGAGGATTTGGGCTGAGTATCTGACAAGAAAGGAGTCCCATCTTATCGGGACAACACTAGAGTCCACAGTGGTGATGTCTGCTATCATCCAACACCTTCCGTCCTCAAGATGAGgaaggagctcagtggttgCTCTCTTTGATCACTACTGTGGACACCTTTTCCGATGTCCAAGACTTTTATAAAACAGGATCCATGCTGGACTATAGGTCCTAGACAAACAGTTATAGAAGCCAGTTCCATCCAGACTTTTAGTTTTAACTCCATCACTAAAATATTATATTGATTTTAAAGACACATTGACCTCTGAAATCCGCTGCTAATGAGAACCACGATGCGTAGTGACAACAGCATGAAATTAGTGTTTCCCTGGAGGTTTTAGGTCGGAGTCAAAGCTGGTGGAATGAGGCGAGACTCATCAGATAAGGGGAGGAGAGACCACTGAAGATGTTTCCTAATAAGAAGAGGAGAAATCTGAGCAGAGAGACCTTCTTAGGTGAGTAGTGTGAACATGGAAGTTCATCATTGAATATTGATTGTGGTTTGTAATTTAGCTGTGAGTTCTGTTGAGTtgtaagttgtgttttttttcttgaacaGCTGTGCTCTTATCCATCATCACAAAATGCAGAATGTGAGTGAGCTTCTGTTCAACACAACTTCCCAGAAAAACCTGTCAGTGATCATCAAGGTGTGCGTGGTCATCCCCTTCTTCGGTGTCTTCCTCTGCTGCATTGTCATCATGTTGCACATCTTTGCATCTCACAGACAGTTTCTGGACACCTCACGTTATATCTTGTTTGCCTACATGATGGTCAATGACACAGTGCAGATCctgtcctctgtgctgctcttcCTTTTGGTCATGGCTCAGGTGAAGTTTGCCATCGCCTACTGTATCCCTTTGCTGTTCATGTCCACCGCCACCTTCCTGAACACGCCTTTAATCCTGGCCACAATGTCTCTGGAGCGTTATGTGGCCATCTTCTATCCCTtgcagcctccagcagcctGGCGCTCAGACCGGATCTGGGTCATCATCCTGTCTCTGTGGCTCATCAGCTGCATCTTCCCCATCATAGAGTTCTCCATCGGGACGAGAAATCCAGCTGTGAATGTCCTGACCCCTGTGCTCTGTAAATCTGTTCTGGTCAACACATCTCCGATCCAGATGTTGTTCAAAGCTGCTGTGAGTATGCTCTTCTTTGCAGTCGTGGCTGTGGTCATTATCTTCACCTATTTGAGAATCCTGGTGGAGACCAGGAAGATGAGGCAGGACCAGGTGTCTGTGAGCAAAGCCATGTACACGGTGCTGCTTCACGGCTTCCAGCTGGTGCTGTGCATGCTGGCCTTCACCCTCCCCATCACTGAATCCCTCATAGTGATTTCCAACTGGAAACAGGAAGACCTCGCGTTTTTTAATTACTTTTGCTTCATCCTGATCCCGCGCTTTCTCAGCCCACTCATCTATGGCTTCAGAGATCAGAGTCTCTGGGGTTACATCCGGAAAatgttcctctgctgctcacacaaGGTCAAACCAACAGGCAGGGGCAAGCTGCAGGACAGCCTGTCTGCTTCCTGAAACTCTGATCTACTTTTAATCGTGTATACAATTCAAAGGGTGTATTTGTGGTGTTTAAAGTGGACGGAACAACAATCATTAAATATGTTTATCATGCTGTAATTCTTCCCTTCATGCTGCTCCCTGTCTGCTCTGAGAGGCTCTGCGTCTGCAGCGTTCACTTGTTGTTTTCTCATTTCTGTTCCATCAAATTTGTTTTTAGATCAGGTTCAATAACATCTGTGTCACTGACAGGCTGCTATTTACCCTTACATTTACAGGTTGGTACGGAAATGTCTATTTGTGCACAGGTTTTTTAGATGTCTGATGAACAGAGCTCAAAGCTCAGTGATGCAGCTGAAAGGAGGCTTCAGCTGTTTGTGCTATCAAAATATTAcatgaatgtattttattttgtctccTCTGCTCGGCCGAAGCCTCATTTTAGctttatgtaaatgttttttgcaCAGTTTCGGAACAggattgtgtttttgtcaagtaaaataaatcaaagtGATCATTTATAGACAAAACATTTCAGTTCAATGGGTTTCAGTGTTAATTTGACACATGGCAAACTGTTTAAAACTTTCAATGTTTCTTATAATAAATGCAAAGTAATAAAAGTGACAAATACTTAGTTCTTTCCACTTTTAGCTTGAAACTGTTTTATGTGAGTAAACAGATATGATTTGTGCATTATAGTGTCTGTCAGATCTTTAACAAACACTGTAACTCTCAGGTAAATCGGTAGAAGCCTGTCCTTTTATTTTAGGGATAATAGAAAGACCAGGCAGCAGTAATCAAAGTAAAAATATCACAGGGATCTGTTAAAATACGCTGTCTCTCCAGATTTTCCTGCTGTTTTCTATGCTTTTCTATGCTGTCACACTTTATATGTTCATGAAACACATTACACAGAATTTCCTTCAAATGTCTCAAATGTAACTGCATGAACCTGGTAAATCATTTTCTATGCATTGAATAAACAactttttacacatttacagaTAAATGCTGAAATCTCGCCTCTGAGCAATGAATTCATTCACTGATATGTGACCAGCTCTATAGATCTGCTTCTGTTAAACATAAACCAGACCTGTGTCAACAAGCAGCTCCAATAAAGATTACTCAACTTCACTGTGAGTGAATTTAGGGTGAGATAAGGAGG
Protein-coding sequences here:
- the LOC114445121 gene encoding odorant receptor 131-2-like; the encoded protein is MAGNDSVLGGFVLRPINERVIIVQILVMIFLCINLLLIVTFFKKECFYLSARYILFAVTLLSDSLLLIISDILLILNFFDLTVDVWLCVIISIVLIVYSIVTPVTLTAMTLERYVAICMPLRHGQLCSTHSTLHGILIIHGLSSVPCIVVLSMFFASASLSFYKQYRICSVEMFSFYRWQDHIRSAVNQLYFLIMCIIIVFSYVKIMKAAKAASAENKKSTWKGLRTVVLHGFQLLLCLIQLWCPLIESAVLQIDFRLFINVRYFNYIMFNLAPRCLSPLIYGLRDESFSNALKNYVFFCLLKRDRLY
- the LOC114444999 gene encoding diablo homolog, mitochondrial-like — encoded protein: MQAVRQCSVCASRAAAGLLRNQTDLSLLQTNKSVFRREATCIRLLSSESTRPASQTLETNPTHMSMASLSVAHGLYAVSLTQQVENLSHDSLIRRAASVVTDSSCTFLSQSTLALIDAFTDYSKAVHSRIAFQRQYLVSLGKLTPGEEESLQQAIKSWRAEASERLKECKRYESTWINAVNLCYMAAEAAISSGAQQASISLRTNLQVAQSQVEEARKMSLDAEKKLAETKVDEIQRMAEYAAFLEDGDEHEIHEAYLRED
- the or95a1 gene encoding odorant receptor 129-1; amino-acid sequence: MQNVSELLFNTTSQKNLSVIIKVCVVIPFFGVFLCCIVIMLHIFASHRQFLDTSRYILFAYMMVNDTVQILSSVLLFLLVMAQVKFAIAYCIPLLFMSTATFLNTPLILATMSLERYVAIFYPLQPPAAWRSDRIWVIILSLWLISCIFPIIEFSIGTRNPAVNVLTPVLCKSVLVNTSPIQMLFKAAVSMLFFAVVAVVIIFTYLRILVETRKMRQDQVSVSKAMYTVLLHGFQLVLCMLAFTLPITESLIVISNWKQEDLAFFNYFCFILIPRFLSPLIYGFRDQSLWGYIRKMFLCCSHKVKPTGRGKLQDSLSAS